Genomic segment of Ruegeria sp. TM1040:
GCCCCGAATAGTGGCGCCCGTAGGAAATGACCGGCCAACCATAGTTGGCGCCCCGTGTGATCCGGTTGATCTCATCGCCGCCGCGCGCGCCATGTTCAACGGCCCAGATGTCGCCGGCCGCATCAAGCGCCATGCCCTGCGGGTTGCGGTGGCCGTAGGACCAGATCGCCGGACGCGCGTCCTCAGAATTTACAAAAGGATTGTCCGAGGGAATGCTGCCATCCGGAAGGATGCGAATAATCGAACCCTGCTCGCGTGACAGATCCTGTGCGCTGGGACGGTCACCACGTTCTCCGAGGCTGACATAAAGACTGCCGTCGGGGGCTTCGACCAGCCGCGAGCCAAAGTGCCGCCCGCCCCGCGCGCCTGGCGTGGCTTCAAAAATCACCTCAAGCGAGTCGAATCGGCTGCCGTCTTCAGAGAGTTCAGCCCGTGCCACAGCGGTCCCCGCGCCGCGCCCCTGCGGACGGGCAAACGTGAGATATACGGTGCGGCTCTGAACGAAATCCCGCGCGGCAACAACGTCCAGAAGGCCACCCTGCCCGTCCGCAGCGATCTCAGGGACGCCATCGACCTGTTGGCGTCGCGCGCCGTTCAGATACCAAAGCTGTCCGGAGCGCTCCGTGACCAGCAGTGCGCGTCCGGGCAAAAACGTAAAACCCCAAGGAACATCAAACCCATCGGCCATTTTTTCAACGCGGAGCGTGCCTTGGCTTGAGTCCATTTGCTGCGCCAGCGAGGGCACGGCCATCGCGGCACTAAACATCAAACTGGCGATCACGGCGAGCGGGCGTAGCATCAGCTTTCTCCTTTGACAGTGGGATGTTAGCGCAGACATTGTGACGTAACAAAAAGCCTGTCCGATCGCTCTTCCCTTTCTTGCGGGGCTTGCATAGGGTTCGTGTCGAACAACATTGTTCCAATTAGGGAGAATTCAAATGAAAAAACTGCTGACCGCGACGGCAGCCATCGCATTGAGCGCTGGCACCGCGTTTGCAGACGGCCACGGCCACCCCGACGAAGTAAAGCTGGGTGTCCTGTTTGGCTTCACCGGCCCGATCGAATCCCTGGCGCCGACCATGGCCTCTGGTGCTGAACTCGCGATGTCCGAAGTCACCGAGTCCGGCAAACTCTTTGGCGGTGCAAAAGTGACCCCGATGCGCGCGGACACCGGCTGTATCGACAATGGTCTTGCGACTGCGAACGCAGAAAAGCTGATCGCAGATGGCGCCAACGGCATCGTGGGTGGTGACTGTTCCGGCGTGACCGGCGCGATCCTGCAGAACGTCGCGATCCCGAACGGCATGGTGATGATTTCTCCCTCCGCAAGCTCGCCGGGTCTGACCTCGATGGAAGACAACGGCCTGTTCTTCCGGACCACCCCGTCTGACGCACGTCAGGGCGAGATCATGGCGTCGATCCTTGCAGATCGTGGCGTCGACAGCATCGCCATCACCTATACCAACAACGATTACGGCAAGGGTCTGTCGGATTCGATCAAATCCGCATTCGAGGCCGCAGGCGGTGAAGTCACCATCGTGACCGCGCATGAAGACGGCAAGGGTGACTACTCTGCCGAGGTTGCGGCGCTGGCATCAGCCGGTGGCGATATTCTGGTTGTTGCGGGCTATCTCGACCAGGGTGGTCTGGGCATCATCCAGGGCGCGCTCGACACCGGTGCGTTCGACACCTTTGGTCTGCCGGACGGGATGATCGGCGATTCGCTGCCCAACAACGTGGGCCCGGACCTCAATGGCTCCTTCGGGCAGATCGCCGGCTCTGACAGTGAAGGTGCCGAGATGTTCGCTGCCAAAGCCTCCGAGCTTGGCTTTGACGGTACTTCTGCCTATTCGCCGGAATCCTATGATGCGGCAGCGCTTTTCCTGCTCGCGATGCAGGCATCGGGCTCTGTTGATCCCAAGGATTACGTCGCCAAGATCACCGAAGTCGCCAATGCTCCGGGTGAGAAAATCAACCCCGGTGAGCTCGGCAAAGCGCTCGAAATTCTCGCCAATGGCGGTGAGATCGACTATGAGGGCGCAACCGGCGTCAACCTGATCGGCCCCGGCGAGAGCGCAGGCTCTTTCCGTGAGATCGAAGTTCAGGACGGCAAGAACGTGACCGTGAAATTCCGCTAAGGCGGACCACTGTTGCACATCGCATCTGATCAGCCCGGGAGCCATTGCGCCCCGGGCTGTTCCAAATAAAAGGGCCGACAAAGAGATCGGCAGGGGTAAACATGACATGATCGTCGTCGAGGATTTGCATAAGCACTTCGGCGGGTTCCACGCGGTTGACGGCGCCTCGCTCGAAATCGCAAAGGGCTCGATTACGGGTTTGATCGGACCAAACGGTGCCGGAAAGACCACGCTTTTCAACGTTGTGGCAGGGGTTCTTCCTCCGACGTCAGGCCGCGTCCTGATGGATGGAGAGGATATTACCGCCCTGCCGCCACATGAATTGTTCCACAAAGGTCTGCTGCGCACCTTCCAGATCGCGCATGAGTTCTCCTCGATGACCTGCCGCGAGAACCTGATGATGGTTCCGGGCAACCAATCGGGTGAGACGCTGTGGAACACCTGGTTTGGCCGCAAGCGCATCGCCGATGAAGAGCGCGCCCTGCGCGCCAAAGCAGATGAGGTGCTGGAGTTCCTCACCATCAGCCATATCGCCGATCTCAAGGCCGGCGAGATTTCTGGCGGCCAGAAGAAGCTCCTGGAGCTGGGGCGCACCATGATGGTCGATGCCAAGATCGTCTTCCTCGACGAGGTGGGCGCCGGTGTGAACCGTACCCTCCTTTATACGATTGCCGATGCCATCAAACGCCTCAACGAGGAACGTGGCTATACCTTCGTGGTGATCGAACACGACATGGAGTTCATCGGCCGCCTGTGTGATCCGGTGATCGTCATGGCCGAGGGCAAGAAACTGGCCGAGGGTACCCTCGATGAGATCAAGGCGAATGAGCAAGTCATCGAAGCTTATCTCGGCACGGGCCTGAAAAATAAAGATAAACTGCAAGGGGCTGACGCATGAGCGAACCCTTTTTGATTGGCGACAGCATGACGGGTGGCTATGGCAAGGGGCCGGACATCCTGCATGATTGCACCATCGCCGTGAACCCGGGCGAAATCGCCGTGATCGTGGGCCCCAATGGCGCGGGAAAATCCACCGCCATGAAAGCCGTCTTTGGTATGCTGAACGTGCGCTCCGGCGCGGTACGTCTGGGCGGAGAAGACATTACCAGCCTCAGCCCGCAAGAGCGCGTGATCAAGGGCATGGGTTTTGTGCCGCAAACGAGCAATATCTTCACCTCGATGACGGTCGAGGAAAACCTCGAGATGGGCGCCTTTATCCGCACCGATGATTATTCCGACACCATGGAGCAGGTCTATCACTTGTTTCCGATCCTGAAGGACAAACGCCATCAGGCGGCCGGGGAATTGTCGGGCGGTCAGCGTCAGCAGGTGGCCGTGGGCCGCGCATTGATGACCAAGCCCAAGGTTCTGATGCTGGATGAGCCGACCGCTGGCGTGTCGCCCATCGTGATGGACGAGCTGTTTGACCGCATCATCGAGGTTTCCCGCACCGGGCTGCCGATCCTGATGGTGGAACAAAACGCCAAGCAAGCGCTTGAAATCGCGGACAAAGGCTATGTCCTCGTTCAAGGCGCGAACGCCTATACGGGCACCGGTCAGGAACTGCTGGCCGATCCCGAAGTACGCAAATCTTTCCTGGGAGGCTAAGAGATGGATTTCCTCAATGCCTTCGTGGCGCTTTCAAACTTTGTTCTGATCCCCGGCATCGCCTATGGCAGCCAACTGGCGCTTGGCGCACTTGGGGTGACGCTGATCTACGGGATCTTGCGCTTTTCGAACTTTGCCCATGGGGACACCATGGCCTTTGGGACCATGGTCGTGATCCTGTTTACTTGGCTGTTCCAGTCCTGGGGCATCTCCGCAGGCCCGCTGCCAACCGCGCTTCTGGCGTTGCCAATCGGGATCGTGATGACCATGGGGTTGGTTCTGATCACCGACAAGGCCGTGTTCAAATTCTACCGCGAGCAAAAAGCAAAGCCCGTGGTCTTTGTGATGGTCTCGCTTGGCGTGATGTTCATGATGAACGGGCTTGTGCGCTTTATCATCGGTCCCGGCGATCAGCGGTTTGGTGATGGCGAGCGGTTCATCATCAAGGCCCGCACCTTCAAGCAGATGACCGGTCTTGATGAGGGTCTAGCAATCAAGACCTCGCAGGGCATCACCGTGGTCACAGCCATTGTTGTGGTGGCGCTGTTGTTCTGGTTCCTCAACAAGACCCGAACGGGCAAATCCATGCGCGCCTATTCCGACAACGAGGATCTGGCGCTGTTGTCTGGCATCAATCCCGAACGCGTGGTCATGATCACATGGATCATCGTCGCAGCACTGGCGACCATTGCCGGCACGCTATACGGGCTTGATAAGTCATTCAAACCTTTCACTTATTTCCAGCTTCTCCTGCCGATCTTTGCGGCGGCCATCGTGGGCGGTCTCGGCAGCCCTCTGGGCGCAATCGCTGGTGGGTTTGTCATCGCCATGAGCGAGGTGATGATCACCTACGCTTGGAAAAAAGTGGGCGGTTACCTGCTGCCTGAAAGCCTGGAACCAGAGGGGCTCGCACAGCTTCTGAGCACGGATTACAAATTTGCGGTTTCCTTTGCGATCCTCGTCGTTGTGCTGCTGTTCAAACCCACCGGTATCTTCAAAGGAAAAGCGGTATGAGCGATACGTTGAAACATACGCTTCTGTTCGCCTTCGTCGGCCTGTTGCTGGTGCTCGAGGGGACCACAAATGCGTTTGGCGTTTTCTCGGGATCGTGGAACTCTGCGTTGACCATCCTCAATATGGGGCTGATCTCGGCCATCATGGCGATTGGGGTCAATCTGCAGTGGGGGTTTGCCGGGTTGTTCAACGTCGGCATCATGGGCTTTACCGCGCTTGGCGGGCTGGCCGTGGTTTTGACCTCCATGCCGCCCACCCCCGGTGCCTGGCAGGCAGGTGGTTGGCAAATCCTGCTGGCGCTGGTGCTGGGTGCGGCGACCATCGCAGCCGCAATCTACAGCTATCGGGTGATGGCGGCGGGCAAGGCGCGCACGCTGACCCTGCTTGCAATCCTGATCGTGGGATTTGTGGTTTACCGCGCAGCGCTGGATCCCGGTGTTGAAGCCATCGAGTCGATCAACCCCGCGCTTGAGGGCAACATTGGCGGCTTTGGCCTGCCCGTGCTCCTGGCCTGGCCGCTGGGCGGTCTGCTGGCGGCGGGTGTTGCGTGGATGATCGGCAAGACAGCGCTGGGGCTGCGGTCGGACTATCTGGCGATCGCAACACTTGGCATTGCCGAGATCATCATTGCGGTGCTGAAGAACGAGGACTGGCTGTCCCGAGGGGTCAAAAACGTCGTCGGCTTGCCGCGCCCCCTGCCCTATGAGGTTGATTTGCAAGCAGATCCTGCGTTCGTGAACCAGGCTGCGGCTTGGGGCATGGATGCCACCACGGCCTCCACGCTCTACGTGAAACTGGGCTATGCGCTCATGTTCACGGTCGTGCTGCTGGTCTTCCTCTGGATGGCACAAATGGCGCTCAAGAGCCCCTGGGGGCGGATGATGCGCGCCATTCGGGACAATGAAGTGGCCGCCAACGCCATGGGCAAACATGTCACCCGGCGCCATCTGCAGGTCTTCATCCTTGGTTCGGCCATTTGCGGCGTGGCTGGTGCGATGATGACGACGCTCGACAGCCAGTTGACACCCGGCACCTACAACCCGCTGCGGTTTACCTTCCTCATCTGGGTGATGGTGATCGTCGGAGGCTCCGGTAACAACTTCGGCGCGGTGCTTGGCGGGCTCTTGGTGTGGTTCCTGTGGATCAAGGTGGAGCCGATGGGCGTGATGCTGATCGAGCTTGTGACCTCTGGCATGTCCGAGGACAGCGGACTGCGCGCACATCTTCTGGAGAGTGCCTCACATATGCGCCTGTTCACCATGGGGCTGGTCTTGCTGCTGGTGCTCCGGTTTAGCCCAAGGGGTCTGATCCCGGAGAAATAACCTCGGCAAGCCTGCCAACTTGAAGACAAACAAAAACGCCTGTCGAAATATTCGGCAGGCGTTTTCAATTTCCCGAGAGCCTTAATCCCGAAGCTTTGTAAATACCAGTTTCATGGGAATATCCGGCGCATCACGGCTTGCGGCGGTGCCGACGATGCGGTTGTTGCTCAGCAGTTTTGCGTTCACTGCGATGCTCACATGCTCTTTGCCAAAGACTGGCACCATGTCGTTTTTATGCGCGTGTCGAAACGCTTCGAGTTCGAGCGCCACATCAGATCCTGCCTGCGAATAGTTCCCGTCGTATGCGATGATACTGTCACCTCCGCGCGCGCGCCCGCCCGCAAAACTGATGACTCCAAATCCGCGCAGAGCGGGGGTTACAAATTCGACTGTGTAAAGACCATCGATGTTCTTCAACTGCTACTCCAAAAACCATGTCGCAAAACGCCCCAAAGGAATGTCGCAATTCCATCGGGGTCTATGAAAAATAGAATCGATATTGATCAAAAAGAAGTGGTTCGGATCAAAATGGTGAATGGGACGGGCCTATATTGCAAGCCCCAACGCAGTATCTGGTCTGATCTGCCTCATGGGACATGGCGTCATCATCAGGCAAAGACTGGCCACGCTCAAAAGCGCAGCGTCTAGTTTGAAACTTATGGAGAAGTGGTGCGGGTGAAGGGACTTGAACCCCCACGCCTTGCGGCGCCAGAACCTAAATCTAGCGCGGATTTATGCAAATCAGCGCCTTAGCTTTTTTATTTCCCCAAACAAAGCCAGAACGAACTAGGAAACCGGGAAACTCGCGCAGCTGCCTATTCTACCGGCTCAGCCGTGATTGCGGTGCGATATCCCCCACTGTCTAGGATGTGGGTTGCCCGGCTGACCAACCATTCTCCGTCAATGTAGGATCGAAACCCACTGGCGCTCAGGCGCGCCTCGGCGACTATGTCGGAGTTTCCGGGCATGGTGATTGAAAGGCTGCGTCCTGCTCGCCCCAAGCGCTTTAACTCGGATTCGGCTGTTTTCCGGGCTGTTACCTTGTCCGGGAAGCGTCGCCGCAGCCTTAAGGCGGGCTCACCTTGCCCGGCCTCTACCTCAACCGGCTGACCAGCTTCGAGATCCTGCGTGGTCGCGATTACGCGCCCAACCCGCTCGCGCAGGCTGTTCCTGTAGCGCCATTCGGTCACCGATGATTTATCAACTCTCACCACCGGGAGAGGCTGGCCGGATGCGGTTAGGCTTTCCCCTCGCCTGGTCATGATCAGTCGGCCATTGCCCGGCTTGGCAATCGCATCAAAATCCCGCGCGATCCGTGACAAGAGATTGATATCGCTTTCGTCAATCTGATCGATGTGAGGCAAAGCCTCTGCGCGCAGGCTTTCGGACACCATAGCGATCAGGCCATGCTCGCTCGCGATTTTTTCGACCATTGCCCCTATTGTGGTGCCTTCGGGCCAGCTCCGCTTTTTCTGATCGGTAAGCGCCGTTTTGCCGCTTGTGGT
This window contains:
- a CDS encoding branched-chain amino acid ABC transporter permease, which translates into the protein MDFLNAFVALSNFVLIPGIAYGSQLALGALGVTLIYGILRFSNFAHGDTMAFGTMVVILFTWLFQSWGISAGPLPTALLALPIGIVMTMGLVLITDKAVFKFYREQKAKPVVFVMVSLGVMFMMNGLVRFIIGPGDQRFGDGERFIIKARTFKQMTGLDEGLAIKTSQGITVVTAIVVVALLFWFLNKTRTGKSMRAYSDNEDLALLSGINPERVVMITWIIVAALATIAGTLYGLDKSFKPFTYFQLLLPIFAAAIVGGLGSPLGAIAGGFVIAMSEVMITYAWKKVGGYLLPESLEPEGLAQLLSTDYKFAVSFAILVVVLLFKPTGIFKGKAV
- a CDS encoding ABC transporter ATP-binding protein, with translation MSEPFLIGDSMTGGYGKGPDILHDCTIAVNPGEIAVIVGPNGAGKSTAMKAVFGMLNVRSGAVRLGGEDITSLSPQERVIKGMGFVPQTSNIFTSMTVEENLEMGAFIRTDDYSDTMEQVYHLFPILKDKRHQAAGELSGGQRQQVAVGRALMTKPKVLMLDEPTAGVSPIVMDELFDRIIEVSRTGLPILMVEQNAKQALEIADKGYVLVQGANAYTGTGQELLADPEVRKSFLGG
- a CDS encoding PQQ-dependent sugar dehydrogenase; this encodes MLRPLAVIASLMFSAAMAVPSLAQQMDSSQGTLRVEKMADGFDVPWGFTFLPGRALLVTERSGQLWYLNGARRQQVDGVPEIAADGQGGLLDVVAARDFVQSRTVYLTFARPQGRGAGTAVARAELSEDGSRFDSLEVIFEATPGARGGRHFGSRLVEAPDGSLYVSLGERGDRPSAQDLSREQGSIIRILPDGSIPSDNPFVNSEDARPAIWSYGHRNPQGMALDAAGDIWAVEHGARGGDEINRITRGANYGWPVISYGRHYSGLKIGEGTEKPGLQQPEWYWDPSIAPSGMMIYSGKLWPNWRGDIFVGSLKFDYISRLSGAPLQEVEQMKSPETARVRDIREAPDGSIWFASEYEGALFRITPN
- a CDS encoding ABC transporter substrate-binding protein, with product MKKLLTATAAIALSAGTAFADGHGHPDEVKLGVLFGFTGPIESLAPTMASGAELAMSEVTESGKLFGGAKVTPMRADTGCIDNGLATANAEKLIADGANGIVGGDCSGVTGAILQNVAIPNGMVMISPSASSPGLTSMEDNGLFFRTTPSDARQGEIMASILADRGVDSIAITYTNNDYGKGLSDSIKSAFEAAGGEVTIVTAHEDGKGDYSAEVAALASAGGDILVVAGYLDQGGLGIIQGALDTGAFDTFGLPDGMIGDSLPNNVGPDLNGSFGQIAGSDSEGAEMFAAKASELGFDGTSAYSPESYDAAALFLLAMQASGSVDPKDYVAKITEVANAPGEKINPGELGKALEILANGGEIDYEGATGVNLIGPGESAGSFREIEVQDGKNVTVKFR
- a CDS encoding contractile injection system protein, VgrG/Pvc8 family, with the protein product MQSDTVEIRLSDTNLFQRISEPRAGAEIEVWLGFPLSLSYMGLFVADTIETGGPPDTVTITGTASVNGETTSGKTALTDQKKRSWPEGTTIGAMVEKIASEHGLIAMVSESLRAEALPHIDQIDESDINLLSRIARDFDAIAKPGNGRLIMTRRGESLTASGQPLPVVRVDKSSVTEWRYRNSLRERVGRVIATTQDLEAGQPVEVEAGQGEPALRLRRRFPDKVTARKTAESELKRLGRAGRSLSITMPGNSDIVAEARLSASGFRSYIDGEWLVSRATHILDSGGYRTAITAEPVE
- a CDS encoding branched-chain amino acid ABC transporter permease, coding for MSDTLKHTLLFAFVGLLLVLEGTTNAFGVFSGSWNSALTILNMGLISAIMAIGVNLQWGFAGLFNVGIMGFTALGGLAVVLTSMPPTPGAWQAGGWQILLALVLGAATIAAAIYSYRVMAAGKARTLTLLAILIVGFVVYRAALDPGVEAIESINPALEGNIGGFGLPVLLAWPLGGLLAAGVAWMIGKTALGLRSDYLAIATLGIAEIIIAVLKNEDWLSRGVKNVVGLPRPLPYEVDLQADPAFVNQAAAWGMDATTASTLYVKLGYALMFTVVLLVFLWMAQMALKSPWGRMMRAIRDNEVAANAMGKHVTRRHLQVFILGSAICGVAGAMMTTLDSQLTPGTYNPLRFTFLIWVMVIVGGSGNNFGAVLGGLLVWFLWIKVEPMGVMLIELVTSGMSEDSGLRAHLLESASHMRLFTMGLVLLLVLRFSPRGLIPEK
- a CDS encoding ABC transporter ATP-binding protein → MIVVEDLHKHFGGFHAVDGASLEIAKGSITGLIGPNGAGKTTLFNVVAGVLPPTSGRVLMDGEDITALPPHELFHKGLLRTFQIAHEFSSMTCRENLMMVPGNQSGETLWNTWFGRKRIADEERALRAKADEVLEFLTISHIADLKAGEISGGQKKLLELGRTMMVDAKIVFLDEVGAGVNRTLLYTIADAIKRLNEERGYTFVVIEHDMEFIGRLCDPVIVMAEGKKLAEGTLDEIKANEQVIEAYLGTGLKNKDKLQGADA